The Haloferax sp. Atlit-12N genome contains a region encoding:
- a CDS encoding PAS domain-containing protein, translating to MFPPSSGSISAGAIFYVAADGAASDSVVSALRDAFERPVAHAESADAARSALADRPVSCLVAAASLPDGTDLDALVSSDGGSRAEYPVVVYAAAGDEAFAARAVSLGVDDYLVRDDADDSHAELVESVRSLVNPDVGDSRPGTRSHRVIVEAMEDGAFVLDEDSRVEYVNPRIEEITGSTSESLRGEQFESLVDAGLFPASEYERYRDAVSRVLSEGTTERLDVRFVDAEGDPRLFELLLSPAADGEKVTGVVGIPRDVTDREVATTQRGELLERMTDAFFALDTDWRFVYFNDRARTVFGEVREPVLGERIWDRYPSVADTELYEKYHEAMRTQEPVTFETYAEQHDSWFEIRAYPSPSGLSVYFRDVTTRKRYLQALESTNQRLETLLQNLPVILSAFDSEGVFTLSEGAGLESLGREPGQVVGQSAFDLYDDTPAATDAIARGLSGEAVDTRIEYRGAVYDVWYRPVFDDDGEVSKLLGVAIDVTDRARLEDGLRALQAVTRDLILTESVEEVASLAVEVVPELVPGTEAAIWLADDGGGLSPAASTGDGFESAVRIETVPGGSESDAITRVDSAAVDDRLLPPESDAASALRVPLGSHGLLVVSTDADAFLEVDVDLLELLGSTVATALSATVREQELRNREADLAAANERLDDFVSIVAHDLRNPLAVATGYLDLGMESGERAHLERAANAVERMSGLVEEVLDLARQRTPVVDAKPVDLARVVDHAWRFVDTDDATLVREELFVVEGDDGRLLRLFENLFRNAVEHGSTGSGTSSDDPLASSDDPLAVRVGALDDRIGFYVEDTGVGIPEETREHVFDHGYTTTPRGTGYGLAIVRDIADAHGWSVSLTESAEGGARFEFVTQPGRPQTTDSEEPDE from the coding sequence ATGTTTCCCCCGAGTTCAGGGAGCATCTCCGCCGGCGCGATTTTCTACGTTGCGGCCGACGGCGCTGCTTCCGATTCGGTCGTCTCAGCGCTTCGGGACGCCTTCGAGCGTCCGGTCGCGCATGCTGAGAGCGCCGACGCCGCGCGCTCTGCGCTCGCCGACCGGCCCGTCTCCTGTCTCGTCGCCGCCGCCTCTCTCCCTGACGGAACCGACTTGGACGCGCTCGTTTCCTCCGACGGCGGCTCTCGCGCCGAGTACCCGGTGGTCGTCTACGCCGCCGCTGGCGACGAGGCCTTCGCCGCCCGCGCCGTCTCGCTCGGCGTCGACGACTATCTGGTCCGCGACGACGCCGACGACTCCCACGCGGAACTCGTCGAGTCTGTCCGGTCGCTCGTGAACCCGGACGTCGGTGACTCCCGCCCCGGCACACGGAGTCACCGCGTCATCGTCGAGGCGATGGAAGACGGCGCGTTCGTCCTCGACGAGGACAGCCGCGTCGAGTACGTGAACCCCCGAATCGAGGAGATAACGGGCAGCACCTCCGAGTCGCTCCGCGGCGAGCAGTTCGAATCGCTCGTCGACGCCGGCCTGTTCCCCGCGAGCGAGTACGAGCGGTACCGCGACGCCGTCTCACGGGTCCTCTCGGAGGGGACCACCGAGCGCCTCGACGTTCGGTTCGTCGACGCCGAGGGAGACCCGCGGTTGTTCGAACTCCTGCTTTCGCCGGCCGCCGACGGTGAGAAGGTGACCGGCGTCGTCGGCATCCCGCGAGACGTGACCGACCGCGAGGTCGCCACCACCCAACGGGGCGAACTGCTCGAACGCATGACGGACGCCTTCTTCGCTCTCGACACCGACTGGCGCTTCGTCTACTTCAACGACCGCGCGAGAACCGTCTTCGGCGAGGTTCGAGAGCCGGTCCTCGGCGAGCGCATCTGGGACCGCTACCCGTCGGTCGCCGACACCGAACTGTACGAAAAGTACCACGAGGCGATGCGGACCCAAGAGCCGGTGACGTTCGAGACCTACGCCGAGCAGCACGACAGTTGGTTCGAGATTCGCGCGTACCCCTCGCCGTCGGGACTGTCGGTCTACTTCCGCGACGTGACGACGCGGAAGCGCTACCTCCAGGCCCTCGAATCGACCAACCAGCGCCTCGAGACGCTGCTGCAGAACCTGCCGGTCATCCTCTCGGCGTTCGACTCCGAGGGCGTGTTCACCTTGTCCGAGGGTGCCGGTCTGGAGTCGCTCGGCCGCGAACCCGGCCAGGTGGTCGGGCAGTCAGCCTTCGACCTGTACGACGACACGCCCGCGGCCACCGACGCCATCGCCCGCGGCCTGTCGGGTGAGGCGGTCGACACGCGAATCGAGTACCGCGGCGCGGTCTACGACGTGTGGTACCGCCCCGTCTTCGACGACGACGGCGAGGTGTCGAAGCTCCTCGGCGTCGCCATCGACGTCACCGACCGCGCCCGGTTGGAGGACGGTCTCCGGGCGCTACAGGCGGTCACGCGGGACCTCATCCTCACCGAGAGCGTCGAGGAGGTCGCGTCGCTGGCGGTCGAGGTCGTCCCCGAACTCGTCCCCGGCACCGAGGCCGCCATCTGGCTCGCCGACGACGGCGGGGGCCTGTCGCCGGCCGCTTCGACGGGCGACGGGTTCGAGTCGGCGGTTCGAATCGAGACCGTCCCGGGCGGCTCCGAGTCGGACGCGATCACCCGAGTTGACTCCGCGGCCGTCGATGACCGACTCCTTCCCCCCGAGTCGGACGCAGCGTCGGCCCTCCGCGTCCCGCTCGGGAGCCACGGTCTCCTCGTCGTCTCGACCGACGCCGACGCGTTCCTCGAGGTGGACGTGGACCTGCTCGAACTCCTCGGCTCCACGGTCGCCACCGCGCTCTCGGCGACCGTTCGCGAACAGGAACTTCGCAACCGCGAGGCCGACCTCGCGGCGGCCAACGAGCGACTCGACGACTTCGTCTCCATCGTCGCCCACGACCTCCGCAACCCGCTCGCGGTGGCGACCGGCTACCTCGACCTCGGGATGGAGTCGGGCGAGCGGGCGCACCTCGAACGCGCCGCCAACGCGGTCGAGCGGATGTCTGGACTGGTCGAGGAAGTCCTCGACCTCGCACGCCAGCGGACGCCCGTGGTCGACGCCAAACCCGTCGACCTCGCCCGCGTCGTCGACCACGCGTGGCGCTTCGTCGACACCGACGACGCGACACTCGTCCGCGAGGAGTTGTTCGTCGTCGAGGGCGACGACGGCCGCCTGCTCAGGCTCTTCGAGAACCTCTTTCGGAATGCTGTCGAGCACGGCTCGACGGGTAGTGGAACTTCGTCGGACGACCCGCTTGCTTCGTCGGACGACCCGCTTGCCGTCCGCGTCGGCGCGCTCGACGACCGAATCGGGTTCTACGTTGAGGACACCGGCGTCGGCATCCCCGAGGAGACGCGCGAACACGTCTTCGACCACGGCTACACCACGACGCCGCGGGGGACCGGCTACGGCCTCGCCATCGTCCGCGACATCGCCGATGCGCACGGTTGGTCTGTCTCGCTCACCGAATCGGCCGAGGGCGGCGCGCGGTTCGAGTTCGTGACGCAGCCGGGACGGCCGCAGACGACTGATTCCGAGGAACCAGACGAATGA
- a CDS encoding long-chain-fatty-acid--CoA ligase yields the protein MKKQLLVTDFLDRARTYYGDYEAIVGVDGERFTYAQFGERVDRFSAALQSRGVEKGDRVAVLDPNTHYHLEAAFGAMQCGALHVPLNYRLTTEDYEYLLSDSGASVVYADYQYAGKIEAVRDDVPAEVFVTNDPAAVDGDWLDFEAFLDEADADDYERPEMSEDELITINYTSGTTGDPKGVCRTHRTESLHAQLVTIHHHITDDDVYLWTLPMFHVNGWGHIYAVTGRGAKHVCTRGVDAEQVFDAIATEDVSFFCCAPTVLSILREYAEEHDPAYTGDNPVRVTAAGSAAPSATIRHTESEFGWEFTQLYGATETGPLIATSDANRLIPDEGGLRFSLKQRQGVAPLGTDLRVVDEDGEQVPRDDATIGEVVVRGNQVMEKYWNKPDETHDAFNDRLEGWYHTGDLAVVNEDGMIAIQDRKKDIIISGGENISSVELEDTLFDHDAVGDVAVIPAPSEKWGETPKAFVVPANGDVDNPGVTAEELTEYTRDRLAGYKAIREFEFVEEIPKTATGKIQKYELRKREWDDEERMVGQG from the coding sequence ATGAAGAAACAGTTACTCGTGACGGACTTCCTCGACCGGGCTCGGACGTACTACGGCGATTACGAGGCCATCGTCGGCGTCGACGGTGAGCGCTTTACCTACGCGCAGTTCGGCGAGCGGGTGGACAGGTTTTCGGCGGCGCTTCAATCCCGCGGCGTCGAGAAGGGCGACCGGGTCGCGGTGCTCGACCCCAACACGCACTACCACCTCGAAGCGGCCTTCGGCGCGATGCAGTGCGGCGCGCTCCACGTCCCGCTGAACTACCGACTCACGACCGAGGACTACGAGTACCTGCTCTCGGACTCCGGCGCGAGCGTGGTCTACGCCGACTACCAGTACGCGGGCAAAATCGAAGCCGTCCGCGACGACGTGCCCGCCGAGGTGTTCGTGACGAACGACCCCGCCGCCGTCGACGGCGACTGGCTCGACTTCGAGGCGTTCCTCGACGAGGCCGACGCCGACGACTACGAGCGCCCCGAGATGTCCGAGGACGAACTCATCACCATCAACTACACCTCGGGCACGACCGGCGACCCGAAAGGCGTCTGTCGGACCCATCGCACCGAGTCGCTCCACGCCCAACTGGTGACGATTCACCACCACATCACCGACGACGACGTCTACCTCTGGACGCTCCCGATGTTCCACGTCAACGGCTGGGGCCACATCTACGCCGTCACCGGCCGCGGCGCGAAACACGTCTGCACCCGCGGGGTCGACGCCGAGCAGGTGTTCGACGCCATCGCCACCGAGGACGTGTCCTTCTTCTGCTGTGCGCCGACCGTGCTGTCCATCCTTCGGGAGTACGCCGAGGAGCACGACCCGGCCTACACCGGCGACAACCCGGTCCGCGTGACCGCCGCCGGGAGCGCCGCGCCGAGCGCGACGATTCGTCACACCGAATCCGAGTTCGGCTGGGAGTTCACCCAACTCTACGGCGCGACCGAGACCGGCCCGCTCATCGCCACCTCGGACGCGAACCGCCTCATCCCCGACGAGGGTGGCCTGCGCTTCTCGCTCAAACAGCGGCAGGGCGTCGCCCCGCTCGGGACCGACCTGCGCGTCGTCGACGAGGACGGCGAGCAGGTCCCGCGCGACGACGCTACCATCGGCGAGGTGGTCGTCCGCGGCAATCAGGTGATGGAGAAGTACTGGAACAAGCCCGACGAGACCCACGACGCGTTCAACGACCGCCTCGAAGGCTGGTACCACACCGGCGACCTCGCCGTCGTCAACGAGGACGGCATGATAGCGATTCAGGACCGCAAGAAGGACATCATCATCTCCGGCGGCGAGAACATCTCCTCGGTCGAACTGGAGGACACGCTGTTCGACCACGACGCCGTCGGCGACGTGGCGGTCATCCCTGCGCCGTCCGAGAAGTGGGGCGAGACGCCGAAGGCGTTCGTCGTCCCAGCGAACGGCGACGTGGACAACCCCGGCGTCACCGCCGAGGAGTTGACCGAGTACACCCGCGACCGCCTCGCCGGCTACAAGGCCATCCGCGAGTTCGAGTTCGTCGAGGAGATTCCCAAAACCGCGACCGGAAAGATTCAGAAGTACGAACTCCGCAAGCGCGAGTGGGACGACGAAGAGCGGATGGTCGGACAGGGGTAG
- a CDS encoding cobyric acid synthase, translating to MTTPTLLVAGTASHVGKSTVAAGLCRLFADRGLSVAPFKAQNMSNNARAVATADSDDFGEIGVSQYVQARAARVAPTTDHNPVLLKPHGDGTSQLVVHGRAVGLNSAGDYYATHWEDARKAAVESHRRLATESDVVVAEGAGSIAEINLHDRDLANIETARFADADILIAADIERGGVFASLLGTLELLPEDVRERVVGAVITKFRGDPSLLEPGLDEIEERTGVPVLGVLPYDDPGLPEEDSLALPAEGERATVGDDDGVAAEHAVTIGVPRLPRISNATDFGPLAETPGVRVAYLPLDATLDGIDGVVLPGSKNTVDDLLALRDAGFDDELAGFDGPVVGICGGYQLLGETIENADIEGTAADETVEGFGLLPIVTRFSRDKRVEPVSVEFDGAGPLAGATGTIDGYEIHMGDSQIVGDATPVSGDGAALGRVAGTYIHDLFANDSPRNAFVDAVYESAGRDRPASETAEADADAGASGDPYDRAAALVDDNLDVAALCDVLGLE from the coding sequence ATGACGACGCCGACCCTCCTCGTCGCGGGGACCGCGAGCCACGTGGGCAAGAGCACCGTCGCGGCCGGACTCTGCCGCCTGTTCGCCGACCGCGGCCTCTCGGTCGCGCCGTTCAAGGCGCAGAACATGAGCAACAACGCCCGCGCGGTCGCGACCGCCGACAGCGACGACTTCGGCGAAATCGGCGTCTCGCAGTACGTGCAGGCCCGCGCCGCGCGGGTCGCGCCGACGACCGACCACAACCCGGTCCTGCTCAAGCCCCACGGCGACGGCACCTCGCAACTGGTCGTCCACGGCCGAGCGGTCGGTCTCAACTCCGCGGGCGACTACTACGCGACCCACTGGGAGGACGCCCGCAAGGCGGCGGTCGAATCGCATCGTCGGCTGGCGACCGAGTCGGACGTGGTCGTCGCCGAGGGGGCCGGCTCTATCGCCGAGATAAACCTCCACGACCGCGATTTGGCCAACATCGAGACCGCCCGCTTCGCCGACGCCGACATCCTCATCGCGGCCGATATCGAGCGCGGCGGCGTCTTCGCCAGCCTGCTCGGGACGCTCGAACTGCTCCCCGAAGACGTACGCGAGCGGGTCGTCGGCGCGGTCATCACGAAGTTCCGCGGCGACCCGAGCCTCCTCGAACCGGGGCTCGACGAAATCGAGGAGCGAACCGGCGTGCCCGTCCTCGGCGTGCTTCCCTACGACGACCCCGGTCTCCCGGAGGAGGACAGCCTCGCGCTCCCCGCGGAAGGCGAGCGCGCCACCGTCGGCGACGACGACGGCGTCGCGGCCGAGCACGCTGTCACCATCGGCGTGCCGCGACTCCCACGCATCTCGAACGCGACGGACTTCGGCCCGCTGGCCGAGACGCCGGGCGTCCGGGTCGCCTACCTCCCGCTCGACGCGACGCTGGACGGCATCGACGGGGTGGTCCTCCCCGGCAGCAAGAACACGGTCGACGACCTGCTCGCGCTCCGCGACGCCGGCTTCGACGACGAACTCGCCGGCTTCGACGGCCCGGTCGTCGGCATCTGCGGCGGCTACCAACTGCTCGGCGAGACCATCGAGAACGCCGACATCGAGGGGACGGCGGCCGACGAGACGGTCGAAGGGTTCGGGCTGCTGCCGATAGTCACGCGATTCTCCCGCGACAAGCGAGTCGAACCCGTCTCGGTCGAGTTCGACGGCGCGGGACCGCTGGCCGGCGCGACGGGGACCATCGACGGCTACGAGATACACATGGGCGACAGCCAAATCGTCGGCGACGCGACCCCGGTTTCGGGCGACGGCGCGGCGCTCGGGCGAGTCGCAGGGACGTACATCCACGACCTGTTCGCCAACGACTCGCCGCGGAACGCGTTCGTGGACGCCGTGTACGAGTCGGCCGGGCGCGACCGGCCGGCGTCGGAGACGGCCGAAGCCGACGCGGACGCCGGCGCGTCGGGCGACCCCTACGACCGTGCCGCCGCGCTCGTCGACGACAACCTCGACGTGGCGGCGCTCTGCGACGTACTCGGGCTAGAGTAA
- a CDS encoding lactate utilization protein: MSQQKSDYADDADIDAELDQLPDDEVVEATVENLEASGFDVVVVDTADEALETLQSHIPADVSVMNGHSTTLEEIGFDDYLSEGDHEWESLPDQIWSIDDDAERQAARRDSQTADYFLGGINAISQTGDLVAADLSGSRIGAYPFAASNVVIVSGVNKIVPTLDDALDRLESVAYPLENERAKEAYGVKSMIAKQLIFRQEVEEGRTTVILIREQLGY; this comes from the coding sequence ATGTCTCAACAGAAATCCGACTACGCAGACGACGCCGATATCGACGCCGAACTCGACCAGCTCCCCGACGACGAGGTCGTCGAAGCGACCGTCGAGAACCTCGAAGCGAGCGGGTTCGACGTCGTCGTCGTCGATACGGCCGACGAGGCGCTCGAAACTCTGCAGTCGCACATCCCCGCCGACGTCTCCGTGATGAACGGCCACTCGACCACCCTCGAAGAAATCGGGTTCGACGACTACCTGAGCGAGGGCGACCACGAGTGGGAGAGCCTGCCGGACCAGATTTGGAGTATCGACGACGACGCGGAGCGACAGGCCGCCCGCCGCGACTCCCAGACCGCCGACTACTTCCTCGGCGGCATCAACGCCATCTCGCAGACGGGCGACCTCGTCGCCGCGGACCTCTCCGGGAGCCGCATCGGCGCGTACCCCTTCGCCGCCAGCAACGTCGTCATCGTCAGCGGCGTCAACAAAATCGTGCCGACGCTCGACGACGCGCTCGACCGCCTCGAATCCGTCGCGTACCCCCTCGAAAACGAGCGCGCGAAGGAGGCCTACGGCGTCAAGTCGATGATTGCGAAGCAGCTCATCTTCCGGCAGGAAGTCGAGGAGGGCCGCACCACCGTCATTCTCATCCGCGAGCAACTGGGCTACTAA
- a CDS encoding DUF4386 family protein codes for MSRWNYLRVGGLAALTEAAIYVAGIVYFLVVLDFANVTAPRQQVELFVANQTSLYAMYLLIYVVFGVVLVALVLSLHARLKNNAPMLMGATTAFGLIWAGLVIASGMVANIATGVVVDLYGTDPTQATTVWLAVSPVIDGLGGGNEIVGGIWTLLVSVVALRARALHRALNYVGLVVGTAGILSAIPALGEVGGGIFGITQIVWFVGLGILLLRASRREAV; via the coding sequence GTGAGTCGGTGGAACTACCTGCGGGTCGGTGGTCTGGCAGCGCTCACCGAGGCGGCGATCTACGTAGCCGGCATCGTGTACTTCCTCGTGGTCCTCGACTTTGCGAACGTTACCGCGCCACGCCAGCAGGTCGAACTGTTCGTGGCGAACCAGACGAGTCTGTACGCGATGTACCTACTCATCTACGTGGTCTTCGGCGTCGTTCTGGTAGCGCTCGTCCTGTCACTCCACGCGCGCCTTAAGAACAACGCACCGATGCTGATGGGGGCAACGACCGCGTTCGGACTGATCTGGGCCGGGCTCGTCATCGCTAGTGGGATGGTCGCCAACATCGCCACGGGCGTCGTCGTAGATCTGTACGGCACGGATCCGACCCAAGCGACGACGGTCTGGCTGGCGGTCAGTCCGGTCATCGACGGGCTCGGTGGCGGCAACGAGATCGTCGGCGGTATCTGGACCCTTCTGGTGAGCGTGGTCGCACTACGGGCACGGGCACTACACCGAGCGCTGAACTACGTCGGTCTCGTGGTCGGTACGGCAGGCATCCTCTCAGCCATCCCGGCACTCGGCGAAGTCGGCGGCGGCATCTTCGGGATTACCCAGATTGTCTGGTTCGTCGGCCTCGGCATCCTCCTGTTACGCGCGAGTCGGCGTGAGGCGGTGTGA
- a CDS encoding cupin domain-containing protein: protein MESRTDTQQSMVPDGSSNDDLPGYPNTIEDVSTGASISFLEDSVDEQGAYLLMEGVLPPGIDSGPARLHPRAEAHSEVVAGQADVTVRGEIHTLLPGESLTIEIGEAHSIRNSGTDTLVVRTTLRPPGEFEGAIRALYEASAGGEPDLLAVAAVLSHYRADVRLAVIPWWLQRPLLSVLAKISTVLGQNPIR from the coding sequence ATGGAATCTCGGACAGACACGCAACAGTCGATGGTACCAGATGGATCTAGCAACGACGATCTACCTGGGTATCCGAATACCATTGAGGACGTGTCGACAGGCGCGTCTATCTCGTTCCTTGAAGACAGTGTTGACGAACAAGGCGCGTACTTGCTGATGGAAGGTGTTCTTCCACCGGGAATCGACAGTGGGCCCGCCCGTCTTCACCCGAGGGCGGAGGCTCACTCGGAGGTCGTAGCGGGTCAAGCCGACGTAACGGTACGCGGCGAAATCCACACTTTGCTTCCTGGCGAGTCGCTGACTATCGAGATTGGTGAGGCCCATAGTATCCGAAACAGCGGCACCGACACGCTTGTCGTTCGGACGACGCTACGCCCGCCAGGCGAATTCGAAGGCGCGATTCGGGCGCTCTATGAAGCCAGTGCAGGTGGGGAGCCGGACTTACTCGCGGTGGCGGCGGTGCTATCCCACTACCGGGCGGACGTGCGTCTCGCGGTGATCCCCTGGTGGCTGCAGCGCCCCCTCTTGAGCGTGCTCGCCAAGATCTCGACAGTGCTCGGTCAGAATCCGATCAGGTAG
- a CDS encoding DUF4386 domain-containing protein codes for MSTTTAEPVGVEQTPNKRPISTKRIARITGLLYLLIFVTAGFSEGFVRASLIVPGDATATAANIVASEQLFRLGIVSDLIAFSADAVVAVLLYVLLRPVSRTLAVMAASLRLIAHPAIASINMLNQYMALQLLRGEEYLTVFSPEQIDALVLLFLTAHTYGYLIGGIFFGLHLIVLGYLLYRSSLFPAILGGLVALAAIGYLTESFTFFLIPAYEPVATTIVIVTAVVGEIALALYLVVKGVRTERPATQEAVQ; via the coding sequence ATGTCAACTACAACCGCAGAGCCCGTCGGTGTCGAGCAGACGCCGAACAAACGACCGATCTCAACCAAGAGGATAGCCCGAATAACCGGGCTCCTCTATCTACTGATCTTCGTCACTGCTGGCTTTAGCGAGGGGTTCGTCCGCGCCTCGCTCATCGTCCCCGGCGATGCGACAGCGACTGCCGCAAACATCGTCGCTTCCGAGCAACTGTTTCGGCTCGGTATCGTCAGCGACTTGATCGCCTTTTCAGCTGACGCCGTCGTAGCAGTCCTACTCTACGTTCTCCTCAGACCGGTGAGCCGAACGCTCGCAGTGATGGCCGCATCCTTACGCCTGATTGCCCACCCGGCGATAGCGAGCATCAACATGCTCAACCAGTACATGGCACTCCAGCTGCTGCGCGGCGAGGAGTACTTGACCGTCTTCAGTCCCGAACAAATTGACGCGCTCGTCTTGCTCTTCCTCACCGCACACACCTACGGCTACCTGATCGGTGGGATATTCTTCGGACTGCACCTCATCGTCTTAGGCTACCTGCTCTACAGATCCAGCCTGTTCCCAGCGATTCTCGGTGGGCTAGTCGCCCTCGCAGCAATCGGGTACCTGACCGAGAGCTTCACGTTCTTCCTCATCCCCGCCTACGAACCGGTCGCCACCACGATTGTCATCGTGACTGCCGTCGTCGGTGAAATCGCCCTCGCCCTGTATCTCGTGGTCAAGGGCGTCAGGACGGAGCGGCCGGCAACCCAGGAGGCGGTCCAATGA
- a CDS encoding NAD(P)-dependent alcohol dehydrogenase — protein MTARKQRAESPHSTTGHEPTTMTAVVYSEYGGPEVLRLDEVDLPTPGDDDVLVRVMARSVNAGDWHLLRGTPFLVRLVYGGYRKPKFPILGVDIAGRVEAVGMNVVDFQSGDEVVADLSKNGFGGFAEYVSLPASAVVRKPATVSFEAAAAAPTAGVAALQALRDVGKLQSGETVLVNGASGGVGTFAVQIAKFLGAEVTAVCSTAKMETVRAIGADHVIDYTQEDVTERETEYDLILDAAGTHSMRSYARVLRPTGRYVFVGGPTRRFVTALLAGPMLSMTGGKRFRTFMLNPDRDDLAFVMELLESGDVEPVIDRQYHLGEVPAAIQDLEAGRVTGKLVVV, from the coding sequence ATGACGGCCAGGAAACAGCGGGCCGAATCGCCCCACTCGACGACCGGTCACGAACCGACCACGATGACTGCGGTCGTCTACTCGGAATACGGAGGTCCTGAGGTGCTCCGACTGGACGAGGTAGACCTGCCCACGCCGGGCGACGACGATGTCCTGGTTCGCGTGATGGCTCGATCCGTCAACGCTGGTGACTGGCACCTGCTGCGCGGAACGCCGTTCCTCGTCCGTCTCGTTTACGGCGGCTACCGCAAACCGAAGTTCCCCATTTTGGGCGTCGATATCGCGGGACGGGTCGAAGCCGTCGGCATGAACGTCGTTGACTTCCAGTCCGGTGACGAAGTCGTCGCCGATCTCTCAAAGAACGGGTTTGGCGGGTTCGCAGAGTACGTCAGTTTGCCAGCCAGCGCTGTCGTGCGCAAGCCGGCCACGGTCTCGTTCGAGGCAGCAGCGGCAGCCCCAACTGCAGGTGTTGCCGCTCTACAGGCACTCCGAGATGTCGGGAAGCTCCAATCAGGTGAAACCGTCCTCGTCAACGGTGCGTCGGGAGGCGTGGGAACTTTCGCCGTGCAGATCGCTAAGTTCCTCGGCGCAGAGGTCACAGCGGTGTGTAGCACAGCGAAGATGGAGACTGTCCGTGCTATCGGGGCGGACCACGTCATCGATTACACGCAGGAGGATGTTACCGAACGCGAGACAGAATACGACCTCATCCTGGACGCGGCAGGTACCCATTCGATGCGATCGTACGCACGAGTCCTTCGCCCGACAGGACGATACGTCTTCGTTGGAGGACCCACGCGACGATTCGTGACCGCACTCCTCGCGGGGCCAATGCTCTCTATGACGGGCGGAAAACGGTTCCGTACCTTCATGCTCAACCCCGACCGGGACGACCTAGCATTCGTGATGGAGCTCCTCGAATCCGGGGATGTCGAGCCCGTTATCGACCGACAGTATCACTTGGGCGAGGTGCCAGCGGCCATTCAGGATCTCGAAGCAGGTCGTGTTACCGGAAAACTCGTCGTCGTGTAG
- a CDS encoding flavodoxin domain-containing protein: MATILTVFGTGEGQTAKIADSITEGFKARDHKATTVNVAEIDPELNLDEFDAVLVGASVHYGRQQKSVRRWVKTNRDVLVRKPNGFFQVSGASGAKNEEGLSEATGYLDKFIDDTNWQPDRITLFGGALRFSEYGFLKRALLKFIVRNQEFEMDESGDAELTDWESVASFAGEFAVFVEERLGEAVKAA; encoded by the coding sequence ATGGCCACCATTCTCACTGTGTTTGGAACTGGCGAGGGACAGACCGCAAAGATAGCCGACAGCATCACGGAGGGATTCAAAGCCCGCGACCACAAGGCAACAACGGTGAACGTCGCGGAGATCGATCCCGAACTCAATCTTGACGAGTTTGACGCCGTCTTGGTCGGTGCGTCAGTCCACTATGGGAGACAACAGAAGTCAGTTCGGAGGTGGGTCAAAACGAACCGCGACGTACTGGTGAGAAAGCCGAACGGATTCTTCCAAGTCTCCGGTGCGTCCGGGGCGAAGAATGAAGAGGGGCTCTCGGAGGCGACGGGATACCTCGACAAGTTTATCGACGACACGAACTGGCAGCCCGATAGAATCACTCTCTTCGGCGGCGCGCTACGCTTCTCAGAGTACGGCTTTCTCAAGCGAGCGCTGCTGAAGTTCATCGTGAGAAACCAGGAATTCGAGATGGACGAGTCAGGAGACGCCGAACTCACCGACTGGGAATCGGTCGCGTCCTTTGCCGGTGAGTTCGCTGTGTTCGTTGAGGAGCGACTGGGTGAGGCGGTCAAAGCAGCCTGA
- a CDS encoding YdeI family protein, with amino-acid sequence MDPMFFESQNEFRTWLEEHHDTAEELWVGYYKADAERVGIGYDESVEEALCFGWVDGLVKGIDDETYTRRFTPRSPDSKWSKANKERVGAMIQAGKMTPAGMELVEVAKETGEWAAAYRLGDDHKVPAELEAALRADETAWENFQNFSNSDQYAFIAAVEEAKTDETRQKRIERTVTLAAQDLRAYDENNKRRL; translated from the coding sequence ATGGACCCGATGTTCTTCGAGTCTCAGAACGAGTTCCGTACCTGGCTAGAAGAGCACCACGACACGGCAGAGGAACTGTGGGTCGGCTACTACAAGGCCGATGCCGAGCGAGTTGGTATTGGATACGACGAGTCAGTTGAGGAAGCGCTCTGCTTCGGGTGGGTCGACGGCCTGGTCAAAGGCATCGACGATGAGACATACACCCGTCGGTTCACGCCCAGGAGCCCCGACAGCAAGTGGTCGAAGGCGAACAAGGAGCGGGTCGGCGCGATGATCCAGGCGGGAAAGATGACCCCGGCCGGAATGGAACTCGTCGAAGTGGCGAAGGAAACGGGCGAGTGGGCGGCTGCCTATCGCCTCGGCGACGACCACAAGGTCCCGGCCGAACTTGAGGCAGCGCTGCGTGCGGATGAAACCGCCTGGGAGAACTTCCAGAACTTCTCGAATTCGGACCAGTATGCTTTCATCGCGGCCGTCGAGGAGGCTAAGACGGACGAGACCAGGCAAAAGCGGATCGAACGAACGGTCACACTCGCGGCGCAGGATCTCCGAGCATACGATGAGAACAACAAGCGGCGGCTGTGA